A portion of the Periophthalmus magnuspinnatus isolate fPerMag1 chromosome 2, fPerMag1.2.pri, whole genome shotgun sequence genome contains these proteins:
- the LOC117383450 gene encoding N-chimaerin-like isoform X1 codes for MRTVNDTWIRGVDFIRPTASFFIVSSSKVNMALNVFDHDDYRPVWKSYLYQLQQEAPHPRRLTCTCEVENRPKYYGREYHGMISREEADQLLSQAEGSYLIRESQRQPGTYTLALRFGNQTRNFRLYHDGKHFVGEKRFESIHDLVTDGLITLYIETKAAEYIAKMTINPIYEHVGYTTLNQEPTLKKHLPLSPDVPVPAKDDFNAEERLTSLVRRATLRESDLMPKYEKVHNFKVHTFRGPHWCEYCANFMWGLIAQGVKCADCGLNVHKQCSKVVPNDCQPDLRHVKKVYSCDLTTLVKAHNTKRPMVVDMCIQEIEARGLQSEGLYRISGFSELIEDVKLAFDRDGEKADISSNVYEDINIITGALKLYFRELPIPLITYDAYPRFIESAKITDAEKRLESLHEALKLLPPAHCETLRYLMAHLKRVTDYEKDNLMSSENLGIVFGPTLMRAADLDAMTALNDIRYQRLVVETLITNEDVLF; via the exons ATGCGAACGGTGAAT GATACATGGATCCGTGGTGTTGATTTTATTAGACCCACTGCTTCTTTCTTTATTGTGAGCAGCAGCAAAGTCAACATGGCCCTAAATGTTTTTG ACCATGACGACTACAGGCCTGTATGGAAATCCTATT TGTACCAGCTCCAGCAGGAGGCGCCGCATCCCCGCAGACTCACGTGTACCTGTGAG GTAGAAAACCGTCCAAAATACTATGGAAGAGA GTACCATGGGATGATCTCCAGAGAAGAGGCTGACCAGttactgagccaagcagaaggAAGCTACCTCATCAGGGAGAGTCAGAGGCAACCGGGCACATACACACTAGCTCTGAG GTTTGGGAACCAGACTAGAAACTTCCGTCTCTACCACGATGGGAAGCACTTTGTCGGAGAGAAAAGGTTTGAGTCCATCCACGACTTGGTCACGGACGGCCTTATCACGCTATATATTGAGACTaag GCTGCAGAGTATATCGCCAAAATGACTATAAATCCCATCTATGAGCACGTTGGCTACACCACCCTGAACCAGGAGCCCACCTTGAAGAAACATCTGCCCCTCAGCCCGGACGTGCCAGTACCTGCTAAAGATGATTTTAACGCTGAAGAGAGG TTGACATCGCTGGTGCGGAGGGCCACGCTGAGGGAGAGCGACCTGATGCCCAAGTATGAGAAAGTCCATAATTTCAAG GTTCACACGTTCAGGGGTCCACACTGGTGCGAATACTGTGCCAACTTCATGTGGGGTCTCATCGCTCAGGGAGTCAAATGCgcag ATTGCGGTTTGAACGTCCATAAGCAGTGCTCCAAGGTGGTTCCCAACGACTGCCAACCAGACCTGAGACACGTTAAGAAAGTCTACAGCTGCGATCTGACCACGCTGGTCAAAGCGCACAACACGAAGCGGCCAATGGTGGTGGACATGTGCATACAGGAAATAGAGGCGAGAG GTCTTCAGTCGGAGGGGTTGTACAGAATATCAGGATTCAGTGAGCTGATTGAAGATGTCAAGTTGGCGTTTGATAGAG ATGGAGAGAAGGCCGATATATCCTCCAACGTTTATGAAGACATCAACATCATCACCGGAGCCCTGAAACTCTACTTCCGAGAGCTCCCCATCCCCCTCATCACCTACGACGCCTATCCCCGCTTCATAGAAAGTGCAA AAATTACAGATGCGGAAAAACGTCTGGAGTCTCTACATGAAGCTCTGaagctgctgccccctgctcACTGTGAGACCCTGCGATACCTCATGGCTCACCTCAAGAG gGTAACAGATTATGAAAAGGACAACCTGATGTCCAGCGAAAACCTCGGCATCGTCTTCGGCCCCACTCTGATGCGGGCCGCCGACCTGGACGCCATGACGGCTCTCAACGACATCCGGTATCAGAGACTGGTGGTGGAGACGCTCATCACAAACGAAGATGTCCTGTTCTGa
- the LOC117383450 gene encoding N-chimaerin-like isoform X2 has protein sequence MPSREPYIAKKVKKRSRGRRNKKDASQKGTLFTSAPKSPASAFWQPIRSFALSQLTSLVRRATLRESDLMPKYEKVHNFKVHTFRGPHWCEYCANFMWGLIAQGVKCADCGLNVHKQCSKVVPNDCQPDLRHVKKVYSCDLTTLVKAHNTKRPMVVDMCIQEIEARGLQSEGLYRISGFSELIEDVKLAFDRDGEKADISSNVYEDINIITGALKLYFRELPIPLITYDAYPRFIESAKITDAEKRLESLHEALKLLPPAHCETLRYLMAHLKRVTDYEKDNLMSSENLGIVFGPTLMRAADLDAMTALNDIRYQRLVVETLITNEDVLF, from the exons ATGCCAAGTAGAGAACCTTACATCGCTAAAAAGGTCAAAAAGCGATCCAGAGGTAGGCGAAACAAGAAGGACGCGAGTCAGAAAGGAACACTTTTCACATCTGCG CCGAAATCTCCGGCGTCTGCTTTCTGGCAACCAATCCGCTCTTTTGCCCTTTCGCAGTTGACATCGCTGGTGCGGAGGGCCACGCTGAGGGAGAGCGACCTGATGCCCAAGTATGAGAAAGTCCATAATTTCAAG GTTCACACGTTCAGGGGTCCACACTGGTGCGAATACTGTGCCAACTTCATGTGGGGTCTCATCGCTCAGGGAGTCAAATGCgcag ATTGCGGTTTGAACGTCCATAAGCAGTGCTCCAAGGTGGTTCCCAACGACTGCCAACCAGACCTGAGACACGTTAAGAAAGTCTACAGCTGCGATCTGACCACGCTGGTCAAAGCGCACAACACGAAGCGGCCAATGGTGGTGGACATGTGCATACAGGAAATAGAGGCGAGAG GTCTTCAGTCGGAGGGGTTGTACAGAATATCAGGATTCAGTGAGCTGATTGAAGATGTCAAGTTGGCGTTTGATAGAG ATGGAGAGAAGGCCGATATATCCTCCAACGTTTATGAAGACATCAACATCATCACCGGAGCCCTGAAACTCTACTTCCGAGAGCTCCCCATCCCCCTCATCACCTACGACGCCTATCCCCGCTTCATAGAAAGTGCAA AAATTACAGATGCGGAAAAACGTCTGGAGTCTCTACATGAAGCTCTGaagctgctgccccctgctcACTGTGAGACCCTGCGATACCTCATGGCTCACCTCAAGAG gGTAACAGATTATGAAAAGGACAACCTGATGTCCAGCGAAAACCTCGGCATCGTCTTCGGCCCCACTCTGATGCGGGCCGCCGACCTGGACGCCATGACGGCTCTCAACGACATCCGGTATCAGAGACTGGTGGTGGAGACGCTCATCACAAACGAAGATGTCCTGTTCTGa